A single Cupriavidus sp. EM10 DNA region contains:
- a CDS encoding DNA/RNA non-specific endonuclease produces the protein MIRQLTVALLLAVTAAAASAKDAAQCGNILEAGKPAASRPAANTKLLCYRAYAVLYSPQTRTALWSAEHLTAAAADAARTLPRDSDFYEEDRLPAGERAQLRDFVRSGYDRGHLAPSGDFGDKASQAESFSLANVVPQNSTSNRRTWSHIETSTRKLARQYGAIHVVTGPAFTNAARMLNGRVRIPDYLWKAIYVPGVGAAAYVVRNDATQAYSVISISELSHFTGIDPFPALAPTKRGVALDLPPPTPHPGEKAARRVAFAWLVGNDKAGDAAESLGGLVQHAGALATLMLAYAR, from the coding sequence ATGATCCGTCAACTTACCGTCGCCCTTCTCCTCGCCGTCACCGCGGCAGCCGCCTCCGCCAAGGACGCCGCGCAATGCGGAAACATCCTCGAGGCCGGCAAGCCGGCGGCCAGCCGTCCTGCCGCCAACACCAAGCTGCTCTGCTACCGCGCGTACGCAGTCCTCTACTCGCCGCAGACCCGCACGGCCCTTTGGTCCGCCGAACACCTGACCGCCGCCGCGGCGGATGCGGCCCGCACATTGCCGCGCGACAGTGATTTCTATGAAGAAGATCGCTTGCCGGCTGGCGAGCGTGCGCAGCTGCGAGACTTCGTACGATCTGGATACGACCGTGGCCACCTTGCCCCGAGCGGTGATTTCGGAGACAAGGCGTCTCAGGCCGAAAGCTTCAGCCTCGCCAACGTCGTGCCTCAGAACAGCACGTCGAACCGGAGGACCTGGAGCCATATCGAGACATCGACGCGCAAGCTCGCGCGTCAGTATGGCGCCATCCATGTCGTGACCGGTCCGGCATTCACCAATGCCGCCCGAATGCTGAACGGCCGCGTGCGCATCCCGGACTATTTGTGGAAGGCAATCTATGTGCCGGGCGTCGGCGCTGCGGCCTACGTCGTCCGTAACGATGCGACGCAAGCCTACAGCGTCATCAGCATTAGCGAACTGTCGCACTTCACCGGCATCGATCCGTTCCCCGCTCTGGCGCCGACAAAGCGAGGCGTCGCATTGGATCTACCGCCGCCGACACCCCATCCGGGGGAGAAGGCGGCTCGCCGTGTCGCATTTGCCTGGCTTGTTGGAAACGACAAAGCAGGGGATGCGGCTGAATCCCTCGGTGGGCTGGTTCAGCACGCCGGTGCGCTGGCCACGCTCATGCTGGCCTACGCGCGGTAG
- a CDS encoding phage Gp37/Gp68 family protein: MSENTKIEWTDHTWNPWEGCQKVGPGCDHCYAETRNQRFGGGVAPNWGPGAPRRRTSAANWRKMFRWNAAHAAFAAVHGRRQRVFCASLADVFDTAVPIEWLIDVLDVWRQTPHLDKLVLTKRIGNATKRLGEAFNTLMLRDDCAENPLVPWLATWIAGNAPADIWLGATVVNQAEADRDIPKLLRTPAKTRFLSMEPLLGHVDVFSSATGELLHTSGNDYEPGALDWIIVGGESAAGARPMHPAWARSLRDQCATAGVPYLFKQWGHWHTAVVDGSTGRPTFREFASFQQWVSKAQTWVAGGTCLDRHGVPLECGEDFMRARDAGSFPVTVMHAVGKKASGRLLDGVVHDAFPVTSLDVGAACGRALARGAK, encoded by the coding sequence ATGAGCGAAAACACGAAGATCGAGTGGACCGACCACACCTGGAACCCGTGGGAAGGCTGCCAGAAGGTAGGCCCAGGCTGCGACCATTGCTATGCCGAAACCCGCAACCAACGGTTTGGCGGGGGCGTTGCCCCGAACTGGGGACCAGGGGCGCCGCGCCGCCGCACCTCCGCAGCCAACTGGCGAAAAATGTTTCGGTGGAACGCTGCTCACGCCGCGTTCGCTGCGGTCCACGGCCGCCGCCAGCGCGTCTTCTGCGCAAGCCTGGCCGACGTGTTCGATACCGCCGTCCCTATCGAATGGCTTATCGACGTGCTTGATGTTTGGCGCCAGACGCCGCACCTGGACAAACTCGTGCTGACCAAGCGCATCGGTAACGCTACGAAGCGGCTCGGCGAGGCGTTCAACACGCTGATGCTGCGCGACGATTGTGCAGAGAATCCGCTCGTACCTTGGCTGGCGACTTGGATCGCCGGCAATGCGCCCGCCGATATCTGGCTCGGTGCAACGGTCGTGAACCAGGCCGAAGCGGATCGCGATATCCCCAAGCTGCTGCGCACGCCGGCAAAGACGCGGTTCCTTTCGATGGAGCCGCTGCTCGGCCATGTCGACGTTTTCTCCTCTGCGACCGGCGAACTGTTGCACACGTCCGGCAACGACTACGAGCCGGGCGCCCTCGACTGGATCATCGTGGGAGGTGAGAGCGCCGCCGGCGCCCGGCCGATGCACCCGGCATGGGCGCGGTCCCTGCGCGACCAATGCGCGACGGCCGGCGTGCCCTACCTCTTCAAGCAATGGGGGCACTGGCACACGGCAGTCGTGGACGGATCTACGGGGAGACCGACATTCCGCGAGTTCGCGTCGTTCCAGCAATGGGTGAGCAAAGCGCAGACATGGGTCGCGGGCGGGACCTGCCTCGACAGGCACGGCGTGCCGCTCGAGTGCGGGGAAGATTTCATGCGCGCACGCGACGCAGGGAGCTTTCCAGTGACCGTGATGCACGCTGTCGGGAAGAAGGCCTCCGGCCGGCTGCTGGACGGGGTGGTCCATGACGCCTTCCCGGTGACGTCGCTCGACGTCGGCGCTGCCTGCGGACGCGCACTGGCGCGGGGAGCGAAGTGA
- a CDS encoding DUF1173 family protein — protein sequence MSVSTRTPAATVQRSAQGQSSKPQRRSAGLLAFLEYAWEQAGLNVWPGTGYRGWTACWSQLTAELAGCRINGTSADGLLHIVQRWDPSRKAEILAEFDAWQARLTPTAAGNPRGIVIGQLESHEPSQYGGKLVLRQSRQRYFLNADLYARLQSSFGSALSAVGRDDQRCVAILLVEMSKGGYLRVADVAAMLTNSHFVPCDSSHEIAMADYLIAGRRAFRKPLRHIGRAAAHPDFILTDVAPEVVIEVLGMSGNADYDARIAEKRAHYLASGIPLLEWDVKAGPAASVRLPTANRSNDGA from the coding sequence CTGAGCGTCAGCACGCGTACGCCAGCGGCGACCGTCCAGCGGTCTGCGCAGGGCCAAAGCAGCAAGCCCCAGCGGCGCTCCGCCGGGCTGCTGGCGTTCCTTGAGTATGCCTGGGAGCAGGCCGGGCTGAACGTGTGGCCCGGAACCGGCTATCGCGGTTGGACTGCTTGCTGGTCACAACTGACCGCCGAACTTGCGGGATGCCGGATCAACGGCACGTCTGCCGACGGTTTGCTCCACATCGTTCAGCGATGGGATCCCAGTCGCAAAGCGGAAATCCTTGCCGAGTTCGACGCTTGGCAGGCCCGGCTCACCCCCACGGCCGCCGGCAACCCGCGTGGCATCGTCATCGGCCAGCTTGAATCCCACGAACCCTCACAGTACGGCGGCAAACTCGTATTGCGACAGAGCCGGCAACGCTATTTCCTCAATGCGGACCTTTATGCGCGCCTGCAGAGTTCGTTTGGCAGCGCCTTGTCCGCCGTGGGCAGAGACGACCAGCGCTGCGTTGCAATCCTACTGGTAGAGATGTCCAAGGGCGGCTATCTGCGGGTGGCCGACGTCGCGGCGATGCTGACCAACAGCCATTTCGTGCCGTGTGACTCGTCGCATGAAATCGCCATGGCCGATTACCTGATCGCCGGGCGTCGGGCGTTTCGCAAGCCGCTGCGCCATATCGGCCGGGCTGCCGCTCACCCGGACTTCATCTTGACCGATGTAGCTCCGGAGGTGGTCATCGAGGTCCTCGGCATGTCCGGCAATGCAGACTATGACGCCCGAATTGCCGAGAAGCGAGCACATTACCTTGCCTCCGGCATCCCGTTGCTCGAGTGGGACGTCAAGGCCGGTCCGGCCGCCAGCGTCCGTCTGCCAACCGCGAACCGAAGCAATGACGGCGCCTGA
- a CDS encoding DUF1173 family protein codes for MITVRIGGNEFPLDDVLDDPGRYARHLERAKKIQGFAECGCGTQRPRPKLVIRRHRDIFLLARWPEQAHQHAAACPFNRQTLAKSGPTDNLDAFRLKDGHHDIRLG; via the coding sequence ATGATCACCGTGCGGATTGGCGGGAACGAGTTCCCACTGGACGATGTACTGGACGACCCTGGCCGCTACGCGCGCCACCTCGAGCGCGCCAAGAAAATCCAAGGCTTTGCTGAATGCGGGTGCGGCACGCAACGGCCCAGGCCGAAGCTCGTGATCCGCCGCCACCGGGACATTTTTCTGCTTGCCCGATGGCCAGAACAGGCGCACCAACACGCGGCGGCCTGCCCGTTCAACCGGCAGACGCTGGCCAAGTCGGGGCCGACCGATAACCTCGATGCCTTCCGGCTCAAGGACGGCCATCATGACATCCGGCTCGGGTAG
- a CDS encoding 3'-5' exonuclease, with protein MTPTTEQEQVVETVRGGGPVKVKAYAGAGKTSTLRMAAEARGRARGLYLAFNKEIANEAARKFPQNTRCRTVHSLAYSGTRPEITRKLRNPVEPPHQLALRYGFGKLRLPTTIGKDLELSPSKVARMVMDGAARFCRSAQAEPLAWHIPVDAIVKDEEAEHLREALLPSVKRLWSEYLDPAAPSAIGHDTYVKLWQLSRPRIGADFILFDEAQDADGLMLSVLRAQQCQVIYVGDPYQQIYEWRGAVNAMDHIRAPECALTESFRFGPAIAQLASRVLALMDEDTPVRGQDGVASRILHESALGQERFDAVLCRKNATVLTHLAQGIGRGDRVAVRANVDELRAFADGAEQLMRGQRIGYPATLALFETWEEVQEYAESFAGRDLKPLVTLIDNEGVDYLRLILTRVSREAEADYIVSTIHRAKGLEWDRVQLAGDFKFKNGDDGKLTMAPEEMRLLYVAMTRAKHVLDVSEIRRDLYTMFREAGV; from the coding sequence ATGACGCCGACCACTGAGCAGGAACAGGTTGTGGAAACGGTCCGCGGCGGTGGCCCCGTCAAGGTCAAAGCCTACGCCGGCGCTGGCAAGACATCGACGTTGCGCATGGCCGCAGAAGCCCGCGGCCGCGCGCGCGGCCTCTACCTCGCATTCAACAAGGAGATCGCCAACGAGGCGGCCCGCAAGTTTCCGCAGAACACGCGCTGCCGCACCGTGCACTCCCTTGCATATAGCGGCACACGCCCGGAGATCACCCGCAAGCTGCGCAATCCCGTCGAGCCGCCCCACCAACTGGCGCTGCGCTACGGCTTCGGCAAGCTGCGCCTGCCGACGACGATCGGCAAGGATCTGGAGCTGAGCCCGAGCAAGGTCGCACGCATGGTGATGGACGGGGCAGCCCGCTTTTGCCGGTCGGCCCAGGCCGAGCCGCTGGCATGGCACATCCCGGTCGACGCGATCGTGAAGGACGAGGAAGCCGAGCACCTGCGCGAAGCCCTCCTGCCTTCGGTGAAACGTCTCTGGTCGGAATACCTCGATCCGGCCGCGCCTTCGGCAATCGGTCACGATACGTACGTAAAACTCTGGCAACTCAGCAGGCCCCGCATCGGCGCCGACTTCATCCTGTTCGATGAAGCGCAGGACGCCGACGGCTTGATGCTCTCTGTGCTGCGCGCCCAGCAGTGCCAGGTCATTTACGTCGGTGATCCCTACCAGCAGATCTACGAATGGCGCGGCGCGGTGAATGCCATGGACCATATCCGCGCGCCGGAATGCGCCCTGACCGAGTCGTTCCGATTCGGGCCTGCGATCGCACAGTTGGCCAGTCGTGTCCTCGCGCTGATGGACGAAGACACGCCCGTGCGCGGCCAGGACGGAGTCGCTTCCCGCATCCTGCACGAGTCCGCCCTCGGGCAAGAACGGTTCGACGCGGTCCTGTGCCGAAAAAACGCTACGGTCCTGACTCACCTCGCCCAAGGTATCGGCCGCGGCGATCGCGTCGCGGTGCGCGCCAACGTCGACGAACTGCGGGCCTTTGCAGACGGGGCCGAGCAGCTCATGCGCGGCCAGCGCATCGGGTATCCGGCCACGCTTGCCCTCTTCGAGACGTGGGAGGAGGTGCAGGAATACGCAGAGTCTTTCGCTGGCCGCGATCTCAAACCGCTGGTCACGCTGATCGACAACGAAGGCGTGGACTACCTGCGGCTGATCCTCACCCGCGTCTCGCGCGAAGCCGAAGCCGACTACATCGTCTCGACTATCCACCGTGCCAAGGGCCTCGAGTGGGATCGGGTGCAACTAGCCGGGGATTTCAAATTCAAGAATGGCGACGACGGGAAGCTGACCATGGCGCCCGAAGAAATGCGGCTGCTCTACGTCGCCATGACGCGCGCCAAGCACGTACTGGATGTAAGCGAGATCCGCCGCGACCTGTACACGATGTTCCGTGAAGCCGGCGTCTAG
- a CDS encoding SNF2-related protein, with product MTYWYEPLRAIVSLGSQADKIAHMGELHAAREKHLSQFFTPDAIARLMWGVVETWRPGRKISVLDNSVGSARLMQYADPAQHSLYGVDVHEPVIAAVQQCIEAAGFEGSFRMAGMEEIHPRRFDVAIINPPFSIHLESPHLQPLGCTTWGRFGPNSSALSHEYALAQALEAAQLVVALLPTSFVDRFVNVLDHRDAHITAARRVVGIFDLPASAFREEGATVHTSIAVFGRYRMGRVVRQSHSDLTIPLPALDLNLDDRIFGEARLGHQTLDDAGPAITRPVTSQKRVRIAHDGRRIVLGFECGFVEAMVLNRVLDCRIRPLDGQRLPQGMHYAGSGRLDLEAYLVQDDPMAALDGLLRLIRGAGGVPQLAPGFLEHFRKRVRRSARQATPLRHTVWTTGVNAAEAIFGLALKSHVADAAKWGSPVIKAGETVAFARQPDGRYAYHAGGSQFVLTLDELMGRFAVSRSEQTWETVHEGLSVKYPQQALALRRRMQALGIDRWLNWEFQQSDLVELLQKPCGAVAAWEQGCGKSRLAAGLILLSGVKHGLIVVESRLVPEMRAELAQILPPQSVHVIDSPEALGKLGQINLIAYERLRMPVCREASRRVTYAHKLRRRIGLLVADEGERLSNPTSDQSRALWQLSARRRFVLTGSPIANYPRDVFGLIAFTGGDGTAAQPYGYRRGYLDCQWLATAQHAQRGVDRFRDDFVVLEWVTWEFAESLQDGAKREVPKIGNLPLYRQMLAPHIKRRLVCEPDVARYIQIDPPAVEVVETDWDPSHLSLYLRTADEFAEWYRDIRRADGRSNNLIAILARIRAVHFAANYPQHGVEGVGALGQLTSKQRAVIERMEAIAGEGKQAILFAENPGVIDLIAGQLQARGVETVPFHGGIPIAKRVADKDRRFVNGSATGLLCTKGSGRAGYNLPNADYVLFYDRSWTWRIEYQAMRRALRWNRRGQLKVVYFHLPGSIDVYQDQMVAHKRDAMEAGLDWATPELEDEAFLHMDTLLDAFVEDLAALHGRKTGDQRQLLKEAA from the coding sequence ATGACTTATTGGTACGAGCCCTTGCGGGCCATCGTTAGCCTCGGCTCGCAAGCCGACAAGATCGCTCACATGGGCGAGCTGCACGCTGCGCGGGAGAAGCATTTGTCGCAGTTCTTCACCCCCGACGCCATTGCGCGGCTCATGTGGGGCGTCGTCGAGACCTGGCGCCCCGGCCGGAAGATATCGGTTCTGGACAATTCGGTCGGCTCGGCCCGGCTGATGCAGTATGCCGATCCGGCGCAGCACAGCCTGTATGGTGTTGACGTGCACGAGCCGGTGATCGCGGCAGTCCAGCAGTGCATCGAGGCCGCCGGCTTCGAAGGCAGCTTCCGCATGGCGGGCATGGAGGAAATCCATCCCCGGCGATTTGACGTCGCCATCATTAATCCGCCGTTCTCGATCCATCTGGAATCGCCGCATCTGCAGCCGCTCGGTTGCACGACCTGGGGAAGATTCGGGCCCAACAGCAGCGCTCTGAGCCACGAGTATGCGTTGGCTCAGGCGCTGGAGGCGGCACAGCTCGTTGTGGCGCTCTTGCCCACAAGCTTTGTTGACCGTTTCGTCAACGTTCTGGATCACCGGGACGCGCACATTACTGCCGCCCGCCGCGTGGTCGGCATCTTCGACCTGCCGGCATCGGCCTTCCGGGAGGAAGGCGCGACGGTGCACACCTCCATTGCGGTCTTTGGCCGCTATCGGATGGGCCGAGTTGTGCGGCAGTCGCACAGCGATTTGACCATTCCCTTGCCCGCGCTGGACCTGAATCTCGATGATCGAATCTTCGGAGAGGCACGACTAGGGCACCAGACGCTGGATGACGCGGGCCCTGCCATTACGCGCCCCGTGACCTCGCAGAAACGGGTACGCATTGCCCATGATGGCCGCCGGATTGTCCTGGGATTTGAGTGCGGCTTCGTCGAAGCAATGGTGCTGAACCGTGTCCTCGATTGCAGGATCCGGCCGTTGGATGGCCAGCGCCTGCCGCAAGGCATGCACTACGCCGGCAGCGGCCGCCTCGATCTCGAGGCCTATCTGGTGCAGGACGACCCGATGGCGGCGCTGGATGGCTTGCTGCGGCTGATTCGCGGCGCCGGCGGCGTACCGCAACTGGCCCCGGGGTTCCTCGAGCATTTCCGCAAGCGGGTACGGCGCAGCGCGCGCCAGGCTACGCCGCTGCGGCACACGGTCTGGACGACGGGTGTGAATGCAGCGGAAGCGATCTTCGGCCTGGCCCTCAAAAGCCATGTGGCGGATGCGGCAAAGTGGGGCAGCCCCGTGATCAAGGCCGGCGAGACCGTGGCGTTTGCGCGGCAGCCGGACGGCCGCTACGCCTACCACGCCGGCGGCAGTCAGTTCGTGCTAACGCTGGACGAGCTGATGGGGCGTTTTGCCGTCAGCAGATCAGAGCAGACCTGGGAAACCGTGCACGAAGGCTTGTCGGTGAAGTATCCGCAGCAAGCCCTGGCGCTGCGTCGCCGAATGCAGGCGCTGGGTATCGACCGCTGGCTAAACTGGGAATTTCAACAAAGTGACCTGGTGGAGCTGCTCCAGAAGCCCTGTGGTGCTGTGGCGGCGTGGGAACAGGGTTGCGGCAAATCGCGGCTCGCGGCGGGCTTGATCCTGCTGTCAGGGGTCAAGCACGGCCTGATCGTGGTCGAGTCGCGGCTGGTCCCGGAAATGCGTGCCGAACTGGCGCAGATCCTGCCGCCGCAGTCGGTGCATGTCATCGACTCGCCGGAAGCACTCGGGAAGCTGGGGCAGATCAATCTCATCGCTTACGAGCGCTTGCGCATGCCGGTGTGTCGGGAAGCTTCCCGGCGCGTCACATATGCCCACAAGCTTCGGCGCAGGATTGGCCTTTTGGTGGCCGACGAGGGCGAGCGACTGTCCAACCCGACCAGCGACCAGAGCCGCGCGCTCTGGCAGCTGTCGGCGCGGCGGCGGTTCGTCCTGACGGGTAGCCCGATTGCGAACTATCCCCGTGACGTCTTCGGCCTGATTGCCTTTACGGGCGGCGACGGCACGGCGGCTCAGCCCTACGGTTATCGCCGCGGGTACCTGGATTGCCAATGGCTGGCGACCGCGCAGCACGCTCAACGCGGCGTGGACCGCTTCCGCGATGACTTCGTCGTGCTGGAATGGGTGACATGGGAATTCGCGGAGAGCCTGCAGGACGGCGCCAAGCGGGAAGTGCCAAAGATCGGCAATCTGCCGCTTTACCGCCAGATGCTGGCGCCGCACATCAAGCGGCGGCTAGTCTGCGAGCCCGACGTGGCCCGGTACATCCAGATCGATCCGCCGGCAGTCGAGGTGGTAGAGACGGATTGGGATCCGAGTCATCTGTCGCTGTACCTGCGCACGGCCGACGAGTTTGCGGAATGGTATCGGGATATTCGTCGTGCCGACGGACGCTCGAACAATCTGATTGCAATCCTCGCCCGCATCCGCGCCGTGCACTTCGCGGCCAACTACCCGCAGCATGGGGTGGAGGGCGTTGGGGCGCTGGGGCAGTTGACCAGCAAACAGCGTGCGGTGATTGAGCGAATGGAAGCCATCGCGGGTGAAGGTAAGCAGGCCATCCTGTTTGCCGAGAACCCGGGGGTGATCGACCTGATCGCCGGCCAACTGCAGGCGCGCGGCGTGGAGACTGTGCCGTTCCACGGCGGCATTCCGATTGCGAAGCGCGTGGCCGACAAGGACAGGCGGTTCGTGAACGGGTCGGCCACCGGCCTGCTCTGCACCAAAGGGTCGGGCAGGGCAGGGTACAACCTGCCGAACGCTGACTATGTCCTCTTCTACGACCGTTCGTGGACGTGGCGCATCGAGTATCAGGCGATGCGGCGCGCGCTGCGTTGGAACCGGAGAGGGCAATTGAAGGTCGTGTATTTCCACCTGCCGGGGAGCATCGATGTCTACCAGGACCAAATGGTGGCGCACAAACGCGACGCCATGGAAGCCGGCTTGGACTGGGCGACCCCAGAGCTCGAAGACGAGGCGTTCCTGCACATGGACACGCTTCTCGATGCCTTTGTCGAGGACCTGGCGGCGCTACATGGCCGCAAGACCGGCGATCAACGACAACTGCTCAAGGAGGCAGCATGA
- a CDS encoding PRTRC system ParB family protein yields the protein MQNPTVVIGKIRPGCNPRKYFDPAEMAELTESIRVDGVIQPILIRPVEDEEHGHEYEVVAGERRYRAALAAHGDGYEMPVNIKVLTDAEARRYALIENVQRADMAPSEEAASAAEIVGQLKGDRDEAARQLGWSRSTLDKRLALMNCSESVLEALNTRTIQLGHAELLATLAKDKQDKLLPVIVSEKKPVAELRKTIEAAACSLEAAIFDKTECAACPHNSSLQTEMFGEAIATGNCTNRACYDGKLTSKLEGIAYGLKDEYPIVRIIRSGDNHTRIQLKVEGPTGVGEEQAKACHACQNFGAAVSGLPDSMGKVYGGQCFDTVCNQQKVAARIKAEKEAATPTTAKPAAGGKAAPAKKGDSSASAAEKPVTAISESDKVKTYRTSLWRKALRKEVAQNPDQANAYLLAVALNGLARNIAGDVMGKFFEKLTEQKSSSTLQGCLTAIHALDDQRRQQLTIGLTVAAIDGVEVSNLRELCRHHKLDLRPHWNLQNAQDFLEMLTKSEMKVLADEMGIRKALGDQFAKLFNKPKPEVIAGLLAVKNFDYSGKVPKVLHY from the coding sequence ATGCAAAATCCCACTGTCGTTATTGGCAAGATCCGTCCTGGCTGCAACCCGCGCAAGTATTTCGACCCTGCGGAGATGGCTGAACTGACCGAATCCATTCGCGTGGACGGTGTCATCCAGCCGATCCTCATCCGTCCCGTCGAGGACGAAGAGCACGGTCATGAGTACGAGGTAGTTGCCGGTGAACGCCGCTACCGCGCTGCGCTTGCGGCCCACGGCGACGGGTACGAGATGCCCGTCAACATTAAGGTCCTGACGGACGCCGAAGCTCGCCGCTACGCGCTCATCGAAAACGTGCAGCGCGCCGACATGGCGCCGTCGGAGGAGGCCGCGTCCGCGGCTGAAATCGTTGGTCAGCTGAAAGGCGACCGCGACGAAGCGGCCCGCCAGCTTGGGTGGTCACGCTCCACACTCGACAAGCGCCTGGCACTGATGAACTGCAGCGAATCCGTTCTGGAAGCGCTCAACACCCGTACCATCCAGCTCGGCCACGCCGAACTGCTGGCCACGCTCGCCAAGGACAAGCAGGACAAGCTCCTGCCGGTCATCGTGAGCGAGAAGAAGCCCGTCGCCGAGTTGAGGAAAACGATCGAGGCGGCTGCGTGCAGCCTCGAGGCCGCCATCTTCGACAAGACCGAATGCGCGGCCTGTCCGCACAATTCGTCGTTGCAGACGGAGATGTTCGGCGAGGCGATCGCCACCGGGAACTGTACCAACCGCGCGTGCTACGACGGCAAGCTCACCAGCAAGCTCGAAGGCATTGCCTACGGGCTCAAGGACGAGTATCCGATCGTGCGGATTATCCGCTCGGGTGACAACCACACCCGGATCCAGTTAAAGGTCGAAGGCCCGACGGGCGTCGGCGAAGAACAGGCGAAAGCTTGCCACGCGTGCCAGAATTTCGGCGCCGCCGTGAGCGGCCTCCCCGATTCCATGGGGAAGGTCTACGGCGGCCAGTGTTTCGACACGGTGTGCAACCAGCAGAAGGTCGCGGCCCGCATCAAGGCCGAGAAGGAAGCGGCCACGCCCACCACAGCCAAACCGGCTGCGGGCGGCAAAGCAGCACCTGCGAAGAAGGGCGATTCGTCGGCTTCGGCTGCGGAGAAGCCGGTGACTGCGATCAGCGAATCCGACAAGGTCAAGACCTATCGTACTTCGCTGTGGCGCAAGGCACTGCGCAAGGAAGTCGCGCAGAACCCTGACCAGGCGAACGCCTACCTGCTGGCAGTTGCCCTGAACGGGCTGGCACGCAACATCGCCGGCGACGTGATGGGCAAGTTCTTCGAGAAGCTGACCGAGCAGAAGTCGTCCTCGACGCTGCAGGGTTGCCTCACGGCTATCCACGCGTTGGATGACCAGAGGCGACAGCAGCTGACGATCGGCCTCACCGTTGCGGCAATCGACGGCGTGGAGGTGAGCAACCTCCGCGAACTCTGCCGGCATCACAAGCTCGACCTGCGGCCGCACTGGAACCTCCAGAATGCGCAGGATTTTCTTGAAATGCTCACCAAGTCGGAGATGAAGGTTCTCGCCGACGAAATGGGCATCCGCAAGGCGCTGGGCGACCAGTTCGCCAAGCTCTTCAACAAGCCCAAGCCGGAAGTCATTGCCGGCCTGTTGGCGGTGAAGAACTTCGACTACAGCGGCAAGGTGCCGAAGGTCCTGCACTACTAG
- a CDS encoding PRTRC system protein E encodes MFTELAPLVRAADKVVLTLTMTGDAMTVVVMPVIKNAADAALTTPLSLTATPTELDAEFAATVTGVTDAHRSLAEQAEATKSILDAAKSTQSSKATKALAKAATPSGGAADDGDDDAEEGGSTAADAKVEAKADTAAPANTGTDLASLL; translated from the coding sequence ATGTTCACTGAACTTGCACCCCTCGTGCGTGCGGCCGACAAGGTCGTCCTCACACTGACCATGACCGGCGACGCGATGACCGTAGTCGTCATGCCCGTCATCAAGAATGCCGCTGATGCGGCGCTGACCACGCCGCTGTCGCTCACCGCGACGCCGACGGAACTGGATGCCGAATTCGCCGCGACCGTCACGGGCGTGACGGATGCGCACCGGTCCCTCGCCGAACAGGCCGAAGCCACGAAGTCCATTCTGGATGCCGCGAAGTCGACCCAGTCTTCCAAGGCAACGAAAGCGCTGGCCAAGGCGGCGACGCCTTCGGGCGGTGCTGCGGATGATGGCGACGACGATGCCGAAGAGGGTGGATCGACGGCGGCCGATGCGAAGGTGGAGGCGAAAGCCGACACCGCCGCACCGGCCAACACCGGTACCGACCTCGCCTCGCTGCTGTAA